The Siniperca chuatsi isolate FFG_IHB_CAS linkage group LG7, ASM2008510v1, whole genome shotgun sequence genome includes a window with the following:
- the calm3a gene encoding calmodulin 3a (phosphorylase kinase, delta) gives MADQLTEEQIAEFKEAFSLFDKDGDGTITTKELGTVMRSLGQNPTEAELQDMINEVDADGNGTIDFPEFLTMMARKMKDTDSEEEIREAFRVFDKDGNGYISAAELRHVMTNLGEKLTDEEVDEMIREADIDGDGQVNYEEFVQMMTAK, from the exons ATG GCTGATCAGCTGACTGAGGAGCAGATTGCTG AGTTCAAGGAGGCGTTCTCGCTGTTTGACAAGGATGGTGATGGTACAATCACTACCAAGGAGCTTGGGACTGTGATGCGCTCTCTGGGACAGAACCCCACTGAGGCTGAACTGCAGGACATGATCAATGAAGTGGATGCTGATG GTAATGGTACAATTGACTTTCCTGAGTTCCTGACCATGATGGCCAGAAAGATGAAAGATACAGACAGTGAGGAGGAGATCAGAGAAGCCTTCAGAGTCTTCGACAAG GATGGTAACGGCTATATCAGTGCAGCAGAGCTACGGCACGTCATGACCAACTTAGGGGAGAAGCTCACTGATGAGGAGGTGGACGAAATGATCCGCGAGGCTGACATTGATGGCGATGGTCAGGTCAACTACGAGG AGTTTGTCCAGATGATGACTGCCAAGTGA